A genomic window from Myxococcaceae bacterium includes:
- the nusA gene encoding transcription termination/antitermination protein NusA codes for METKHLDLKSVIEQVGKEKNINPDILIGALESAMLSAARKNLGPLADLEARYNADIGEVEVYEFKKIVKDVHNPSLEIAFEAATRLDPELTQDALGEDLGIKVDSSEFGRIAAQNAKQIIVQKVREAERSLVYDEYKGRKDELVTGIVRRFERGNIIVDLGRSEAIIPTREQILKENIRAGDRIVAYVLDVLEETKGSQIILSRVHPNLVVKLFEQEVPEIADGIVMIESASREPGFRTKIAVRSKDSDVDPVGACVGMKGARVQAVIQELKGEKIDIVPFHQDEARFVCNALAPAEISRVLVNEGEHTMRIVVPDDQLSLAIGRRGQNVRLAAELTGWKIDIFSESSAARDREEAALSLLAITPLNEIQIQTLYNHGFKRAEDIARADIELLKSLPGMAESSVIDELKQGAQRLLEQGKLSPSRIKAAKLLKLCDLPETPLSKLELSEENMHALNEAFYCDLTDLVLDTPNHVSTVTGFSMEQSRQMIESAKSILGV; via the coding sequence ATGGAAACAAAACATCTCGATCTCAAATCGGTCATTGAGCAAGTAGGCAAAGAAAAAAATATCAATCCAGATATTCTGATTGGGGCGCTTGAGTCTGCGATGTTAAGTGCTGCAAGAAAAAATCTTGGGCCCCTCGCCGATCTCGAAGCCCGTTATAATGCTGACATCGGCGAAGTCGAAGTCTACGAATTCAAGAAAATCGTGAAAGACGTTCATAATCCAAGCCTTGAGATTGCTTTTGAAGCCGCGACAAGACTGGATCCGGAGTTAACGCAAGACGCGCTCGGAGAAGATTTGGGCATTAAGGTCGATTCGAGCGAATTTGGTCGAATTGCCGCTCAAAATGCAAAACAGATTATCGTTCAAAAAGTTCGTGAAGCCGAACGATCGCTCGTATACGACGAGTATAAAGGCCGAAAAGATGAGCTTGTCACTGGGATCGTACGTCGATTTGAACGTGGGAATATCATTGTCGATTTAGGCCGTTCGGAAGCGATTATCCCGACTCGAGAGCAAATTCTCAAAGAAAATATTCGTGCTGGGGATCGGATCGTCGCTTATGTGCTGGATGTACTAGAAGAAACCAAAGGTTCTCAGATTATTCTTTCCCGGGTTCATCCCAATCTGGTTGTCAAACTTTTTGAGCAAGAAGTGCCTGAAATTGCAGATGGCATTGTCATGATTGAATCGGCTTCTCGGGAACCTGGGTTTCGAACCAAAATCGCCGTGCGCTCCAAAGACAGCGATGTGGATCCCGTTGGCGCTTGCGTTGGCATGAAGGGTGCGCGAGTCCAAGCCGTCATTCAGGAGCTCAAAGGTGAGAAGATTGACATTGTTCCGTTTCACCAAGATGAAGCCCGTTTCGTTTGCAACGCACTCGCACCTGCTGAGATCAGTCGCGTTCTGGTCAACGAAGGCGAGCACACCATGCGAATCGTGGTACCCGATGATCAGCTTTCTTTGGCGATTGGACGACGAGGCCAAAACGTTCGACTAGCGGCTGAACTCACAGGTTGGAAAATTGATATTTTTTCAGAATCCAGTGCAGCGCGCGATCGCGAAGAAGCAGCTCTATCGCTTCTAGCCATTACGCCTCTGAATGAAATTCAGATTCAAACCCTTTACAATCATGGTTTCAAGCGGGCAGAAGACATTGCGAGAGCGGACATCGAATTATTGAAAAGCTTGCCAGGAATGGCCGAATCTAGCGTTATAGACGAATTGAAGCAGGGAGCCCAACGTCTCTTGGAGCAAGGCAAATTGTCTCCCAGTCGAATCAAAGCCGCGAAGCTGTTGAAACTCTGCGACTTGCCTGAGACCCCTCTATCGAAATTGGAACTCTCTGAAGAAAACATGCATGCGCTCAATGAAGCCTTTTACTGCGATCTCACCGATCTGGTTTTGGATACACCCAATCATGTGTCCACTGTCACCGGTTTTTCCATGGAACAATCCCGGCAGATGATTGAATCGGCGAAAAGCATCTTAGGGGTTTAG
- a CDS encoding YlxR family protein: MSERSCIGCRKIKSKADLFRFARRPDGTILLDSFKQFKGRGCYTCNLDACLKQAIHKKGFGRAFKKPVLGISRPLGVVENGESTHS; this comes from the coding sequence TTGTCAGAGCGTTCTTGTATTGGCTGTCGCAAAATAAAGTCAAAAGCCGATCTATTTCGCTTTGCACGAAGACCCGATGGGACCATTCTGCTAGATTCTTTTAAGCAATTTAAGGGGCGCGGGTGTTACACCTGCAACTTAGATGCCTGCCTTAAACAGGCGATTCATAAAAAAGGGTTCGGCAGGGCTTTTAAAAAGCCTGTTTTAGGTATAAGCAGGCCACTAGGAGTTGTTGAAAATGGCGAAAGTACGCATTCATGA